One Ciconia boyciana chromosome 9, ASM3463844v1, whole genome shotgun sequence genomic window carries:
- the CXCL14 gene encoding C-X-C motif chemokine 14: protein MKLLTAALLLLFIAMCLASAEGVKCKCSRKGPKIRFSNVRKLEIKPRYPFCVEEMIIVTLWTRVRGEQQHCLNPKRQNTVRLLKWYRVWKEKGRVYEE from the exons ATGAAGCTCCTGACAGCAGCGTTGCTTCTGCTGTTCATCGCGATGTGCTTAGCCAGCGCAGAAG GCGTGAAGTGCAAATGTTCAAGAAAAGGTCCTAAAATAAGATTCTCTAACGTACGGAAGCTGGAAATAAAACCGAGGTACCCTTTTTGCGTGGAAGAGATGATTAT CGTGACTCTGTGGACGCGAGTgagaggggagcagcagcactgcttaaACCCCAAACGCCAAAACACAGTGAGACTGCTGAAGTGGTACAGAgtatggaaagagaaaggcag